The Thiomicrorhabdus aquaedulcis sequence CAGGCACGTTAAACGGAATAGGCGCCATAAATGGACCCATCATCCCCGTTACAAACAACATAGGAATAAACGCTAAAATAACTGCGATGGTTGCCACGTTAGTGGGGTTACCAATTTCGTTGGTAGCGCGAATCAACACTTCATCAAATTTTTCGGGGTCAAAGCCGTTGTGAATGTGTCGATGAATGTTTTCGATAACCACAATGGCCGCGTCCACCAACAATCCCAGCGATAAAATTAACGCAAACAAGGTGATTCGGTTAATGGTTTGCTCGGCAATCATGCCAATAAACAGCACCACAAATAAAATTAGGGGCACGGTTAAGGTCACAATACCGGCTTCACGCCAACCCAAAAACAGCACTAAAATAACAATGACCGACAACACGGCAATGCCCAAATGCTCCATTAATAGATTTACCGCTGCATTGGCTTTTTCGCCATCGTTGCGGGTCACGACCACATCTACGTTGCTGGGTAACATACTCAGCTTAAGCATGTCGAGCTTTTCTATAACCGCATTGGCCACGTCTACCGCATTGGTGCCTGGCTTTTTGGCCAAGGCAATGGTCACAGCCGCTTGTTCGCCTTTGGCGTTAAGCGTGCCGTCGGGTCCAAAACCTATACGGGTGTATGCGTCGGCTTCAATTGGGCCGTCCTCAATAGTGGCAATGTCTTTTAAGTAAATTGGGCGACCGGCATCGGTGCCAATAATAATATCACCCACCTCTTTAGCGTTGCCTAAATAACCGTTAACGCGCACCAAATGGTCTTTGTTGTTGTTAACCAATGAACCCACTGGCATCGATACGTTACTGCCTAGCAACATTTCACTAATGGTGTCTAACGACATGCCCGTTAAGGCAATCTTTTGCGCGTCTAGCCACACATTTATGCCGCGTTCTTGGCCACCCACCACATCGGTAAACGACACGCCAGGAATATTACGCAAGTTTTCAACCAACTTTAACGACACATCTCGCAAATCGTAGGCCGTCATGTCGCTTGACGTAATCGCCAAGGTCATAATAGGCACATCGTCAACGTTAATAGGTCTTACCAATGGCTGTTGAGTGTCGGGCGGCATTTTATCGATGTTTTGCATCAACTGGTTGTACACTTTTACCAAGCTATCAACCTGGTTTTCACCCACTTCAAACTGCACCGTAACCACGCCAAAATCATTAGACGCGTAGCCGTAAGTATGATCTACTCCAGGCAATGCACGCATAATGGTTTCAAGTGGCTTAACCGCCATATTGGCGACTTCTTCTGGTGTAGCGCCGCCTTTAGGCACAATAATATTGGCCGCAGGCACAATAATTTGTGGGTTGTACTCACGCGGAGTAATAATGTACGCCATCATTCCGGCTAGAGTAATAGCGATCATAATCATCATGGTGATTTTAGAATGAATAAACGCTTTGGCTAATTTACCGGCAATGTTAAGTTGCGGTTCGGACGCGTTGTGCGCCATCTCTTTATGCTGTTCAGACATCATTACGCCCCTTCAGTCGTCGCGACTGGGCTTGGCTTTTGTGCTTCGCCTTCAACTTCAACCGTATCGCCATTAAGCATGCTTTCGTTGTTATCAATCACAATGCGCTCACCCAACCCTAGGCCTGATTGAATCTCAACCAAGTCGCCCATTGCTAAGCCTGTGCGTACCATGTGAAAAAACGCTTTGTTGTTTTCAAGCACAAACACACCCTCTACACCCACACGATTTACCACGGCTGCTTTAGGCACCATAATGGCTTGACGCTCACCGGCTTTAAAACTAACACGCGCAAACGTACCGCTGTTAACGCTGCCCAACACCGGCAAGCTTAACTTAACGGTGTGAGTACGCGTTTTAGGATTGGCCGAGCTGACCAACGTATAAATTGAACCCACAAAAGCTGTGGCTTGGCCATCAATGATCACCTGTGCTTCATCGCCCGTGCGCAAAGCCGCAAATAAATCTTGCGCCACTTCAGTTTGCACGCTCAAAGACGCCATGTTTTCAATTACCACAATGGGGTTGCCTGGGGTAGCTAAATCACCGGCTACGGCCAGTTTTTCAACAATAACGCCGTCAAACGGTGCGGTTACGTTAGCGTAATTTAATTGCGCACGTGCCTGCTCTAATCCCGATTTGGCCGCCGCTAAATTTTGTTGTGCAACGCTGTATTGCAAGCGCACTTTGTCAAACTGCTGTTTTGACACGGTGTCGTCTTTGTACAATTTGCTAAAGCGATCAAAATCTAATTTAGCGTCTTGCAAACCCGCCGAAGCTTGTTGATACACTGAGTTGGCTTGGGCAATTTGACTGCGAATGTCGCCAGAATCAATGCTAAACAGCAAGTCACCACGCTTAATGCTTTGACCCACTTGCACTTCTAATCCTTTAATGTAGCCCGTTAAACGCGAAGCTATGCGCGCTCTTTGGTCGGGTACGACCGAGCCGGGTACCGTGGCAATTAACGGCACCGTGCCTAAATCGACGGTTTGTACGTTGGCTTTAATAACTTGAGTGTTGGCTTCTTGCGCCACCGGTGCGCTCTCATCAGAACCGCAACCGGTCAAGGTTAGCGACAAACCGACGGCCAGCCCCATGGCTTTTGCCAGTGTCGATAACGACAACTTAGAGGTGTTTTGTGCTTGTTTCATTTTAGTCACTCCAACTTTCTTAAAATTTGTTAAATGTTTTTAAAGGTTTTTTAATGCGTGTTAAACACCGCTGCAATCTACTTTTACACGGCTAAATTACAAACGCGTTACGTCCATGGTGCCGGTTGCCAAACGCAAGCGGGCTTTTTCTACATTGGTTTCGTACTGCGCCCCAACCAAGTCGGCACGGGCTTTGTCTAGCTGAGTTTGGCTCGCCAATACTTCGGTAATGGTGGCCACGCCGTTGTTAAAGCGTTGCATAATTAAACGCTGAGCTTCTTCGGCCTGCTCAACCGCCAATACATCCGCTTGCACTTGCTGTTTGTAAATTTGCAATTTACGCCACGCGGTCATCACCTCTAAACGCGCTTTGTTAGACTCGGACTGAACGGTCGCCTTTTGCTGCGCGGCGGCGGCATTGGCCATATCGACCGAATGATTGGTCACA is a genomic window containing:
- a CDS encoding efflux RND transporter periplasmic adaptor subunit, whose translation is MKQAQNTSKLSLSTLAKAMGLAVGLSLTLTGCGSDESAPVAQEANTQVIKANVQTVDLGTVPLIATVPGSVVPDQRARIASRLTGYIKGLEVQVGQSIKRGDLLFSIDSGDIRSQIAQANSVYQQASAGLQDAKLDFDRFSKLYKDDTVSKQQFDKVRLQYSVAQQNLAAAKSGLEQARAQLNYANVTAPFDGVIVEKLAVAGDLATPGNPIVVIENMASLSVQTEVAQDLFAALRTGDEAQVIIDGQATAFVGSIYTLVSSANPKTRTHTVKLSLPVLGSVNSGTFARVSFKAGERQAIMVPKAAVVNRVGVEGVFVLENNKAFFHMVRTGLAMGDLVEIQSGLGLGERIVIDNNESMLNGDTVEVEGEAQKPSPVATTEGA